In one Pasteuria penetrans genomic region, the following are encoded:
- a CDS encoding IreB family regulatory phosphoprotein → MDETKRFRFFGEREVSPGEVLRHVYQVLEEDSNYDAMTQMVGYLLTGELAYIPRKNDARAWISKVERDKLLEELLQYYPGIVNTSTGLTSRKSENGSDSTKG, encoded by the coding sequence ATGGATGAAACCAAACGTTTTCGATTTTTCGGAGAGAGGGAAGTGAGTCCTGGGGAGGTATTACGCCATGTGTATCAGGTGCTGGAAGAGGATAGCAACTATGATGCCATGACGCAAATGGTGGGTTATTTGTTGACCGGTGAATTAGCCTACATTCCTCGGAAGAATGATGCACGCGCCTGGATTAGCAAAGTAGAACGGGATAAATTGTTGGAGGAGTTATTGCAGTATTATCCGGGAATTGTCAATACCAGTACAGGTCTTACATCAAGGAAGTCAGAAAATGGCAGCGATTCAACCAAGGGGTGA
- the ruvX gene encoding Holliday junction resolvase RuvX — protein sequence MQIEKTSRVMGLDLGDQRIGVAMSDSLRLTAQAITTLSRVAGWYEKLDKIMQAYQGEVEKIIVGLPIQLDGSEGDRARSYRRLAQRLAIRYQCPVDLWDERCSTRAVERVLIQGNVSRRDRRGLTDRLAAVWFLQGYLDAQRGHANQNSGGGRDEKQ from the coding sequence TTGCAAATCGAAAAGACCTCCCGCGTTATGGGGTTAGATCTGGGGGATCAGAGAATTGGTGTGGCCATGAGTGATTCCCTCCGTCTAACAGCCCAGGCGATCACCACTCTTTCCCGGGTAGCAGGATGGTATGAGAAGTTAGACAAGATTATGCAGGCATATCAGGGGGAAGTGGAAAAAATTATTGTAGGCTTGCCTATTCAATTGGATGGCTCCGAGGGAGACAGAGCAAGATCCTACCGCCGTCTAGCACAGCGTTTGGCAATCCGATATCAATGTCCGGTTGATTTGTGGGATGAACGATGTTCGACACGGGCGGTGGAACGCGTTTTAATTCAAGGTAATGTAAGTCGTCGTGATCGCCGTGGACTTACGGATCGTTTAGCTGCCGTGTGGTTTCTACAAGGATATCTCGATGCCCAGAGGGGGCATGCAAATCAAAACAGTGGGGGTGGGCGAGATGAAAAACAATAG
- a CDS encoding DUF1292 domain-containing protein, producing the protein MKNNRVDEEAIGDHVLIPNREGKEEGFEVLFAFVQEDTGNRYMMVSPLEPTAEEKESDEQDVYAFRYREEGDRLVLFFIEDTKEWDIIEEMFQLFLQQNHS; encoded by the coding sequence ATGAAAAACAATAGGGTTGATGAGGAAGCGATAGGTGATCATGTGCTCATTCCTAATCGGGAAGGTAAGGAGGAGGGATTTGAGGTACTATTTGCTTTTGTGCAGGAAGACACGGGAAACAGATATATGATGGTTTCCCCTTTGGAACCAACTGCTGAAGAAAAGGAGTCCGACGAGCAAGATGTCTATGCCTTTCGTTATCGTGAGGAAGGGGATCGTTTGGTGCTCTTTTTTATCGAAGACACCAAGGAGTGGGATATTATTGAGGAAATGTTTCAATTGTTTTTGCAACAGAACCACTCCTAA
- the mltG gene encoding endolytic transglycosylase MltG, which produces MALLVSWLLLGSFFFYYGLGSDTRSRIVYLQILPKTSTKKVGEILEDVGVIRDRFAFYSYVAFLRLLPDQIVDRKRVSIQAGTYAIWPDEQLWDVMDKLEKGRTSVHKLIVPEGSNVMDIAMSLERHGYDPKQFLRALRDRRPFYEFESYIGYVKGKKYQLEGFLVPATYPLSFPRTPSSETQLVDDMLKKFQVEYWEGLHLKEYLYSSSNNNNFDLNELITIASLVQGEGKIIAEYPRIAGVILNRLRQAGKYRYLSIDAANLYPFRVRGEFITAMRSREKNSDDPYNTYKRAGLPPGPIGNPEIQAVQSALSPEEHNFLFYVLRCDSSGLHSFGSTLAEHDRLVRQNQPCPPAAASQ; this is translated from the coding sequence ATGGCCCTTCTCGTGAGTTGGTTACTGTTGGGAAGTTTTTTTTTCTATTACGGATTAGGATCGGATACGCGTTCTCGGATCGTATACTTACAAATTCTCCCTAAGACGTCAACGAAAAAAGTGGGTGAGATATTAGAAGACGTCGGTGTGATACGGGATAGGTTTGCTTTCTATTCCTACGTTGCCTTTCTCCGTCTGCTCCCCGATCAGATAGTGGACCGAAAACGGGTTTCTATCCAGGCTGGTACCTATGCTATTTGGCCGGATGAGCAATTGTGGGATGTTATGGACAAGCTGGAAAAAGGGAGAACTTCGGTGCACAAGCTTATTGTTCCTGAGGGTTCCAATGTGATGGATATTGCTATGAGTTTGGAGAGGCATGGCTATGATCCCAAACAATTCCTGAGGGCCCTACGGGATCGTCGGCCTTTCTATGAATTCGAGTCCTATATCGGCTATGTAAAGGGAAAAAAATACCAACTCGAGGGGTTTTTGGTGCCCGCCACCTATCCATTATCCTTCCCAAGGACCCCCTCCTCGGAAACACAATTGGTAGACGATATGTTGAAGAAGTTCCAAGTGGAATACTGGGAAGGTCTCCATCTTAAGGAATATCTATATTCCTCATCCAATAATAATAATTTTGATTTGAATGAACTGATCACCATTGCCTCCCTGGTTCAAGGGGAGGGTAAAATCATTGCTGAATATCCTAGGATTGCTGGGGTTATCCTCAATCGGCTTCGACAGGCTGGGAAATATAGATATCTATCCATTGACGCCGCCAATCTTTATCCCTTTCGGGTTCGTGGTGAATTCATCACAGCTATGCGATCTCGCGAAAAAAATTCCGACGATCCCTATAACACCTATAAAAGAGCGGGTCTGCCTCCCGGGCCCATTGGTAATCCTGAGATCCAGGCCGTCCAGAGTGCCCTATCACCAGAGGAACACAATTTTCTGTTCTATGTATTGCGTTGTGATTCCTCGGGTCTGCATAGCTTTGGCTCCACATTAGCGGAACATGATCGTTTGGTTCGTCAGAACCAACCCTGTCCCCCTGCCGCTGCGAGCCAATGA
- a CDS encoding sodium:proton antiporter produces MVGAIVIFLVTYAVMITEKFDRAMLALAGASCMVLTGILDFDKALSQFIDWKTIVLIIGMMILVRITQKSGVFESIAWSLARYAKGEPRYLLVLLGFFTAVASAFLDNVTTVLLVVPVTLSLTKMLRISPIPFLLTEIITSNIGGTATLIGDPPNIMIGQNNAHLTFNSFLFHLGPIALLILCVIMGLLYFLYRKKLQVEPERRQEIMKLQPKDAIRNSKLLFRSLTILILTLLGFFSHTVTHIDPAVFAITGATILMLWTVEPHRRTEKILADIEWGTVFFFVGLFSLVGGLQEMGIIKDLARYALDFTGGDTALTASLLLWISGITSATIDNIPFVSTLIPLIKEIAGHLHISPSDPVFDRVWWSLALGACLGGNGSLIGASANVIVAQMAEREGHKVSYMKFLWIGLPVTVLSLLLAHIYLYLRYIL; encoded by the coding sequence ATGGTCGGCGCTATTGTCATTTTTTTGGTTACTTACGCAGTAATGATCACGGAAAAATTTGATCGGGCCATGTTAGCCCTCGCAGGGGCCTCCTGTATGGTACTTACAGGCATTCTAGACTTCGATAAGGCCCTATCTCAATTCATTGACTGGAAAACCATTGTTCTCATTATTGGTATGATGATCCTCGTTCGTATCACACAAAAAAGCGGTGTATTCGAGTCCATTGCGTGGTCCCTGGCACGATATGCCAAGGGAGAACCGCGCTACTTATTGGTTTTATTAGGTTTTTTCACAGCCGTTGCTTCCGCCTTTTTGGATAATGTCACCACAGTTTTGCTCGTTGTACCCGTAACCCTTTCACTGACGAAAATGCTTCGTATTTCCCCCATACCCTTTCTTCTCACAGAAATCATCACCTCTAACATCGGGGGAACCGCTACCCTCATCGGGGATCCCCCTAATATTATGATTGGTCAGAATAATGCCCATCTCACTTTTAACTCCTTTCTTTTCCATCTGGGGCCCATTGCCCTACTCATATTGTGTGTGATCATGGGACTCCTCTATTTCCTTTACCGCAAAAAATTGCAGGTGGAACCAGAGAGACGGCAAGAGATCATGAAATTGCAACCTAAGGATGCCATCCGTAATTCTAAGTTGTTGTTCCGATCCCTAACCATACTGATACTAACCCTCTTAGGTTTCTTTTCCCACACCGTTACCCACATCGATCCTGCCGTATTTGCCATCACGGGTGCAACCATTTTAATGCTTTGGACCGTGGAACCCCACAGAAGAACGGAAAAGATTCTAGCAGATATCGAATGGGGTACTGTTTTCTTTTTTGTGGGTTTATTCTCACTTGTGGGCGGGTTACAAGAAATGGGAATTATCAAAGATCTAGCCAGATATGCTCTTGATTTCACGGGCGGGGATACAGCCCTCACAGCGTCCCTTTTACTGTGGATCTCGGGTATTACATCAGCCACCATTGATAATATCCCTTTCGTTAGCACCCTCATACCACTCATAAAGGAGATAGCCGGTCACCTCCATATTTCACCATCCGATCCAGTTTTTGATCGTGTCTGGTGGTCCCTCGCCCTGGGGGCCTGTTTAGGGGGAAATGGTTCCCTCATTGGGGCCTCCGCCAATGTCATTGTGGCCCAGATGGCGGAAAGAGAAGGTCATAAAGTCAGTTACATGAAGTTCCTATGGATAGGGCTACCCGTCACGGTGTTGTCACTCCTATTAGCACACATCTACCTATATCTACGATATATCCTATAA
- a CDS encoding transposase produces MKRKQYSTELKQRIIKETLRVGNVAQVARENNLPVQLLYRWKKEATLHNRIAPHSRGISNTMVATVKVLRDDYERLNQEMRNLQDEVNELKESMKTPAGSSSSSTPSSVSPSPTVSEDAIREGNTSQKDTPKKMMTSFVKPIMPSQSFPKGSSFHEEPPSQSSPQVDPPRQSTIYRAEFPKKRWT; encoded by the coding sequence TTGAAAAGGAAACAATATTCAACAGAGCTCAAGCAGCGAATTATTAAGGAAACATTGCGTGTAGGAAATGTTGCACAGGTGGCCCGTGAGAATAATCTACCCGTACAGCTATTATATCGTTGGAAAAAGGAAGCCACTCTTCATAATCGAATCGCTCCCCATAGTAGGGGTATTTCCAATACCATGGTAGCAACCGTTAAGGTTTTGCGGGACGATTATGAGAGATTGAATCAGGAAATGCGGAATCTGCAAGATGAGGTCAATGAACTCAAGGAAAGTATGAAAACACCAGCGGGGTCCTCTTCCTCATCTACACCCTCATCCGTTTCCCCGTCCCCGACGGTATCGGAGGATGCCATAAGAGAAGGGAATACTTCTCAAAAGGATACTCCCAAGAAGATGATGACCTCTTTTGTAAAACCTATTATGCCCTCACAGTCCTTTCCCAAGGGTTCATCTTTTCATGAAGAACCCCCCTCACAGTCATCCCCTCAGGTTGATCCGCCCCGGCAATCTACCATTTACCGTGCAGAATTTCCCAAGAAACGTTGGACGTAG
- a CDS encoding pseudouridine synthase has protein sequence MKGRLQKIMARCGCGSRRTCEHLIATGCVKVNGRVVCQQGMCADSLRDVITVRGKRIEPQGLRTLLFYKPKGVITTLHDPQGRPTVADFFSSLQERLYPVGRLDVDTEGLLLMSNDGALTQRILHPRYRCPKVYHVTVSHPPARAALRRLAQGIWLEDGKTAPADVFVHSVDSTGICLRLTLYEGRKRQIRRMCTAIGHPVLKLMRVQIGFLRARGLGVGRYRELTDLEIRWLKGLLD, from the coding sequence ATGAAGGGGAGACTACAAAAGATCATGGCGCGATGTGGTTGCGGATCACGTCGTACTTGTGAACATTTGATTGCTACAGGTTGTGTGAAAGTCAATGGACGGGTGGTTTGTCAACAGGGTATGTGTGCCGATTCCCTTCGTGACGTGATTACGGTGCGGGGAAAGAGGATAGAGCCCCAGGGTCTTCGTACCCTACTATTTTATAAACCCAAGGGAGTCATTACCACCCTACACGATCCTCAGGGTAGGCCAACGGTGGCTGATTTTTTTTCCTCCCTCCAGGAACGATTGTACCCGGTCGGACGTCTAGATGTGGACACGGAAGGTCTTTTGTTGATGAGCAACGATGGGGCGCTAACACAACGAATTTTGCATCCCCGTTATCGCTGTCCCAAAGTCTATCATGTAACCGTATCCCACCCGCCCGCGAGGGCTGCTCTGCGTCGTCTTGCCCAGGGAATTTGGCTGGAGGACGGGAAAACGGCACCGGCTGATGTTTTTGTTCACTCTGTGGATTCTACAGGGATTTGCCTCAGACTAACCCTCTATGAGGGTCGTAAACGACAGATTCGGCGTATGTGTACGGCCATTGGGCATCCTGTACTCAAACTCATGCGGGTTCAAATCGGTTTTCTACGGGCTAGAGGCTTGGGTGTGGGTCGATATCGAGAATTGACGGACCTAGAAATCCGTTGGTTGAAGGGTTTACTGGACTGA
- a CDS encoding cytochrome c biogenesis protein ResB produces MREWAKCSCGHANPPGTLLCESCGHPLSAETEELHKFSAAMRYEGVSRRSQSFSCSWVDRIWSWLSSVRTAILLISVTALAAGLGSFLPREDSFSIPISSEAVREKMKFAAYSSEYGFIGRLFYKLGLTDVYVQWWFLVLLSLICLSLIVCSLDRVVPLYRALHKQSVSKSVLFLQLQKYTHCEVVTDGETRLATLGEALRRLRYRVRREGGALLAEKGRWSRWGPYINHVGLILFFFGVALHVLPGWYLDESISLPTRGGREIIPIPGTRYAIGSGGNFRVEYHGDGRNPKRIRTSLVLYSFHPETSQLDSRPLKEGNIEVNEPFRYKELKLFLQPNQGKVPDLRLQVRNRSDGSVLGTFPLSQGGEVKAGVEYPMNDGFRFRILQSLLDSNGIVGEVLAPGHKAGEGERLAYRFNLNTQQLNEHLFPGAPRNYELRFDGIEWYWGNSTIVAHIDRSLPVIFGGGLICVIGLFVGSYGQHRRVWLRLKGDTLYLGAYTNKFGIGLERELNALPLKVGGSITRKKVEKGGE; encoded by the coding sequence TTGCGAGAATGGGCTAAATGTAGTTGTGGACACGCAAACCCACCGGGAACCCTTTTGTGTGAGTCCTGTGGTCATCCTCTGAGCGCCGAGACCGAAGAATTGCACAAATTTTCTGCCGCCATGCGTTACGAGGGTGTATCACGTCGTTCCCAATCCTTTTCTTGCTCTTGGGTGGATAGGATCTGGTCCTGGCTTTCCTCTGTACGGACGGCTATTCTTTTGATTTCGGTTACGGCGTTAGCAGCGGGGCTGGGTTCCTTCTTGCCGAGGGAGGATTCTTTTTCTATACCTATCTCCTCTGAGGCAGTGAGGGAGAAAATGAAGTTCGCTGCCTACAGCAGTGAATATGGTTTTATAGGTCGTTTGTTTTACAAGTTAGGATTAACGGACGTATACGTTCAGTGGTGGTTTCTCGTTCTTTTGTCGTTGATCTGTTTGTCGTTGATCGTTTGCAGTCTGGACAGGGTGGTACCCCTTTACCGGGCCCTACATAAGCAGAGCGTCAGCAAGAGTGTTCTATTTTTACAGTTGCAAAAGTATACCCATTGTGAGGTAGTAACCGATGGGGAAACAAGATTGGCGACCTTGGGGGAGGCTTTGCGACGTTTGCGGTATCGTGTTCGCCGCGAAGGGGGGGCCTTATTAGCAGAAAAAGGACGTTGGAGTCGGTGGGGTCCTTATATCAATCATGTGGGTCTGATTCTCTTTTTTTTTGGTGTAGCCCTACACGTATTGCCAGGTTGGTATTTGGATGAGTCAATCTCTCTTCCTACGAGGGGGGGAAGGGAAATCATTCCTATTCCCGGTACCCGCTATGCAATCGGTAGTGGTGGAAATTTCCGCGTGGAGTATCATGGGGATGGAAGAAACCCGAAGAGAATACGTACAAGTCTCGTACTGTACTCCTTTCATCCGGAAACATCACAGCTGGATTCCCGTCCGTTGAAGGAAGGGAACATAGAGGTTAATGAGCCCTTTCGGTATAAGGAATTGAAACTATTCCTTCAACCAAACCAAGGAAAAGTTCCTGATTTACGTCTACAGGTGAGGAATCGATCGGATGGATCAGTTTTGGGTACCTTTCCTCTATCTCAGGGAGGTGAGGTGAAGGCAGGGGTGGAATACCCCATGAACGATGGGTTTCGTTTCAGGATCCTGCAGTCCCTCCTTGATTCGAACGGTATTGTAGGGGAGGTGCTAGCACCCGGTCACAAGGCTGGGGAGGGGGAACGTTTGGCATACCGTTTCAATTTGAATACACAACAATTGAATGAGCATTTGTTTCCTGGTGCCCCGAGGAACTATGAGTTACGTTTTGATGGTATAGAATGGTACTGGGGAAATTCTACGATAGTGGCTCACATAGATCGGTCCTTACCCGTTATTTTTGGGGGCGGGTTGATTTGTGTGATAGGTCTCTTTGTGGGATCCTATGGCCAACATCGTCGGGTCTGGTTGCGGCTGAAGGGGGATACGTTGTACCTTGGTGCCTATACCAACAAGTTTGGTATAGGATTGGAGCGGGAGTTGAATGCCTTGCCTCTAAAAGTGGGTGGGTCTATCACAAGGAAAAAAGTGGAGAAAGGGGGAGAGTAG
- the ccsB gene encoding c-type cytochrome biogenesis protein CcsB, whose product MEQWMDNLLLAAFFFYLATSIMFFAAATSSAATPRPNGNKNEERRPWQRWAVVSLSIGLLLHISSWVIRWIVNETFPISNLFEFFSFLCLTITLLLLFLLRVYPAAAASLGSIVMALVTAFMAYAVVTLPRDIMPLPPALQSYWRWIHVPSACVGSAAFIVGSMAGVLYLLRTLDPAQSSSRKVRYLEVFWWSCLSWIGSVLMFYVGKVLGYQAHFEYIAEDGQAQDITYRFPALLGPSGGLTDASADFWHGIWIEVPSFWGADRVSQANTFVWALLVGGVLYGILRFVARKPLSLVLRSRVQYLSPDRLDELEYRAIVMGLPIFALGALFFASIWAEQAWGRFWGWDAKEVWAAVTFGFYSVYLHFRLSRGWHGTRSAWLSIAGLSIVLFNLLFVNLVIPGLHSYAG is encoded by the coding sequence ATGGAACAATGGATGGATAATCTGTTATTGGCGGCTTTTTTTTTCTATCTGGCAACTTCCATTATGTTTTTTGCGGCGGCGACATCAAGTGCAGCGACTCCTCGTCCGAATGGAAACAAGAACGAAGAACGTAGACCCTGGCAACGTTGGGCTGTGGTTTCCCTTTCCATTGGACTGCTTTTACACATATCTAGTTGGGTAATCCGATGGATTGTCAATGAAACTTTTCCTATTAGTAATCTTTTTGAATTTTTCTCATTTTTATGCTTGACTATCACCCTATTGCTGTTGTTCCTTTTACGCGTTTATCCTGCCGCAGCTGCTTCCCTGGGGTCTATTGTCATGGCTTTGGTAACAGCTTTTATGGCTTATGCCGTTGTTACCCTGCCCCGTGATATTATGCCCCTTCCTCCCGCGTTGCAAAGCTATTGGCGTTGGATTCATGTTCCTAGTGCCTGTGTGGGTTCAGCAGCTTTTATTGTGGGATCAATGGCTGGGGTTTTGTATTTGTTGCGTACATTGGATCCCGCCCAGTCTAGTTCCCGTAAGGTTAGGTATCTAGAGGTTTTTTGGTGGAGTTGTCTGTCATGGATAGGATCTGTTCTTATGTTCTATGTGGGTAAAGTATTAGGTTATCAGGCCCATTTTGAATACATAGCTGAGGATGGTCAGGCGCAGGACATCACCTATAGGTTCCCTGCCTTATTAGGACCTTCAGGGGGACTGACAGATGCCTCTGCTGATTTCTGGCACGGGATCTGGATTGAGGTTCCTAGCTTTTGGGGTGCAGATAGGGTTTCCCAAGCCAATACTTTTGTATGGGCTTTGTTAGTCGGGGGTGTGCTATATGGTATCCTTCGTTTCGTAGCACGCAAGCCCCTATCCTTGGTGTTGCGTTCCCGTGTTCAATATTTGTCCCCAGATCGCCTAGATGAGTTGGAGTACCGTGCTATTGTTATGGGTCTTCCTATTTTCGCTCTAGGTGCGCTTTTTTTTGCATCCATATGGGCAGAACAGGCCTGGGGTAGATTCTGGGGCTGGGATGCTAAGGAAGTTTGGGCAGCGGTTACGTTTGGGTTTTATAGTGTCTATCTTCATTTCCGTCTCTCGCGAGGGTGGCACGGTACTCGTTCGGCATGGTTGTCCATTGCCGGTCTCAGTATTGTTTTGTTCAATCTCCTGTTTGTGAATCTTGTGATTCCTGGTCTTCATAGTTATGCTGGGTGA